Proteins encoded by one window of Pelmatolapia mariae isolate MD_Pm_ZW linkage group LG14, Pm_UMD_F_2, whole genome shotgun sequence:
- the barx2 gene encoding homeobox protein BarH-like 2, producing the protein MHCQAELRLSSPGQLKAARRRYKTFMIDEILSKETCDYFEKLSLYSVCPSLIVRPKPLHSCSGSSSLRAYPLLSVITRQPPNLPAHVPQPSSPGAAHPHLPLLSPQHPRGSEPSPSQTPLSISSESETERSTPRLKKPRRSRTIFTELQLMGLEKKFQKQKYLSTPDRLDLAQSLGLTQLQVKTWYQNRRMKWKKMVLKGGHEAPTKPKGRPKKNSIPTTEEIEAEERRLKIEEEERMRRLAEKAAVVQSGGEAPQLEPQDLSSESHNLAGAVEGSERELPLLMSETHTAS; encoded by the exons ATGCACTGTCAAGCCGAGTTGAGGCTCTCCTCCCCTGGGCAGCTGAAAGCTGCCAGGCGGCGCTACAAGACTTTCATGATTGACGAGATCCTCTCGAAGGAGACATGTGATTATTTTGAGAAACTCTCTCTCTACTCGGTGTGTCCTTCACTCATTGTTCGACCAAAGCCTCTTCATTCGTGTTCGG GCTCCTCGTCACTACGTGCCTACCCGCTCCTCTCAGTGATCACGAGGCAGCCGCCCAACCTGCCTGCTCACGTCCCGCAGCCGTCCTCTCCGGGCGCTGCCCATCCACATCTGCCACTGCTTTCCCCACAGCATCCCAGAGGCTCCGAGCCGTCACCCAGCCAGACGCCCCTCAGTATCAGCAGCGAGTCGGAGACTGAGCGCAGCACACCCCGCCTGAAGAAGCCACGTCGCAGCCGTACTATTTTTACTGAGCTGCAACTGATGGGCCTGGAGAAGAAGTTCCAGAAGCAGAAGTACTTGTCCACTCCTGATAG GTTAGACCTGGCACAGTCGCTTGGTCTCACACAGCTTCAGGTGAAGACATGGTACCAAAACAGGCGTatgaagtggaagaaaatg GTGCTCAAAGGAGGTCACGAGGCTCCGACTAAGCCCAAGGGAAGACCCAAGAAGAACTCCATTCCCACCACGGAGGAAATAGAGGCTGAAGAGCGGCGACTGAAAattgaagaagaggagaggatgaGGAGATTAGCTGAGAAAGCAGCGGTGGTGCAGAGTGGAGGAGAAGCACCCCAACTGGAACCTCAAGATCTCAGTTCGGAAAGTCACAATCTAGCCGGAGCAGTGGAGGGATCCGAGCGAGAGCTGCCACTCCTTATGTCAGAAACTCACACAGCCAGCTAA